CGCGAGGCGGAGTCGACCATGGACGCCCTCCGGGCCAAGTTCGGGACGGCCATGTTGACGCCGGCCTCGCTGCTCGGCGCCTCGCGACGTCGGCCCGGCGCCTCCGGTCGGGACGCGGGCGCCGCGTCCGTGGACGACTCCGGTCGAGGGTAAACTCGGTTCGAGTGAGCACCGCCAACGCATCCGACCCCGCCGGGGGTGAGCAGCACCTCGACGGCACGTCGTCCGATCCGCTCGACGTCGGCGTCTCGGCAGGCAACTCGGCCGCCGAACACCTCTCGCCCGCGTTCCCCGAGCGGGCCGCCTGGGGCACCGCCAGCAAGTTGCGCGCCTGGCAGGCGGAGGCTCTCGAGCTCTACTTCTCGACGATGCCGAGGGACTTCCTCGCGGCGGCCACGCCGGGCGCCGGCAAGACGACCTTCGCCCTCCGCCTCGCCACCGAGCTCCTGTCCCGCGGCGAGGTCGACCGCGTGGTCGTCGTCGCCCCCACCGAGCACCTCAAGCGCCAGTGGGCGGACGCCGCCGACCGGGTCAACCTCCGCCTCGACCCGATGTTCAAGAACGCCGACGGCACCTTCGGGCGGCACTACCACGGCATCGCCGTCACCTACGCCCAGGTCGGCATGAAGCCCGAGGTGCACAAGGCCATCACGACGGCCGGACGCACCCTCGTGATCCTCGACGAGGTGCACCACGGCGGCGACGCGCTGAGCTGGGGCGACGGCATCCGCGAGGCCTACACCGGCGCGACCCGCCGCCTCTCGTTGACGGGCACCCCGTTCCGGTCCGACACGGCCCCGATCCCGTTCGTGCAGTACGCCCCCGACGAGCACGGCATCCGCACCTCGAGGGCCGACTACTCGTACGGCTACGGTCGCGCTCTCGCCGACGGCGTCGTGCGTCCCGTGCTCTTCATGGCGTACGCCGGGCAGATGCGCTGGCGCACCCGGATGGGCGACGAGATGAGCGCGTCCCTCGGCGAAGCCGTGACGAAGGACATCACGGCCCAGGCCTGGCGCACGGCGCTGTCACCCCAAGGCGACTGGATTCCGGCCGTCCTCTCGGCGGCCGACAAGCGCCTCACCGAGGTGCGCCGGGGCGTTCCCGACGCCGGGGGTCTCGTCATCGCCACCGACCACACCGCGGCCCGGCAGTACGCGGCCGTGCTGCAGAAGCTCACGGGCGAACGCCCGACCGTCGTGCTGAGCGACGAGAAGGCCGCCTCCGACCGCATCCAGGCCTTCTCCGACGGTGACAGCCGCTGGATGGTCGCCGTCCGCATGGTGTCCGAAGGCGTCGACGTCCCGCGCCTCGCCGTCGGCGTGTACGCCACCTCGGCCTCGACGCCGCTCTTCTTCGCCCAGGTGGTCGGCCGGTTCGTCCGGGCCCGGCGGCGGGGTGAGACCGCGTCGATCTTCCTGCCGAGCGTGCCCAGCCTGATGGCCCTGGCCAACCAGCTCGAGCTGCAACGCGACCACGCGCTCGACCGGCCCACCGACTCCGACGACGGCTTGTTCGCGCCCGAAGAAGACATGATGGCCGCGGCCAACCGTGACGAGAAGGCGTCGAGCCTGCTCGAGCAGCAACCGTTCGAGGCCCTCGACTCGCAGGCCTCGTTCGACCGGGTGCTCTACGACGGCGGCGAGTTCGGCACCGGAGGCGAGATCGGCAGCCTCGAAGAACTCGACTTCATCGGCATCCCCGGTCTGCTCGAGCCCGACCAGGTACGTGACCTGCTGCGACAGCGCCAGGCCACCCAGGCCCGACGCGCTCCCAAGACCGGGCTGCCCACGACGGCTCCGGTCGACGAGGCCCGGCCGCTGTACCAGACCATCAAAGAGCAGCGCCAGG
This genomic interval from Frigoribacterium sp. Leaf415 contains the following:
- a CDS encoding DEAD/DEAH box helicase — its product is MSTANASDPAGGEQHLDGTSSDPLDVGVSAGNSAAEHLSPAFPERAAWGTASKLRAWQAEALELYFSTMPRDFLAAATPGAGKTTFALRLATELLSRGEVDRVVVVAPTEHLKRQWADAADRVNLRLDPMFKNADGTFGRHYHGIAVTYAQVGMKPEVHKAITTAGRTLVILDEVHHGGDALSWGDGIREAYTGATRRLSLTGTPFRSDTAPIPFVQYAPDEHGIRTSRADYSYGYGRALADGVVRPVLFMAYAGQMRWRTRMGDEMSASLGEAVTKDITAQAWRTALSPQGDWIPAVLSAADKRLTEVRRGVPDAGGLVIATDHTAARQYAAVLQKLTGERPTVVLSDEKAASDRIQAFSDGDSRWMVAVRMVSEGVDVPRLAVGVYATSASTPLFFAQVVGRFVRARRRGETASIFLPSVPSLMALANQLELQRDHALDRPTDSDDGLFAPEEDMMAAANRDEKASSLLEQQPFEALDSQASFDRVLYDGGEFGTGGEIGSLEELDFIGIPGLLEPDQVRDLLRQRQATQARRAPKTGLPTTAPVDEARPLYQTIKEQRQELSRLVSIWSRHSNEPHGLIHADLRRISGGPSVAQASTEQIQKRIDVLRGRLGQRA